A single region of the Lactobacillus isalae genome encodes:
- the whiA gene encoding DNA-binding protein WhiA, with product MVSYASDVKKELTSLPVHPEHAKAELAAFLRMNGVLSLHDRQFSLDITTENPAIARRIFSLIKTAYGIEPLLIVSKKMKLKKNYQYLVRLQKQVHEILSDLEIFDSENGLITGIPEKIMTSEQRAMSYLRGAFLAAGSVNNPETSRYHLEIYSLYENHNQDLLDLMNNFFYLNAKATRRRSGYIVYLKEAEKIGDFLHIVGAVNAMLAFEDLRIMRDMRNSVNRLVNCDTANLKKTANAAAKQVEDIQLIDEKIGLENLPEKLAILARFRLTHPELSLKEVAAQVPDGPISKSGVNHRFQKIREMAQQLKEEN from the coding sequence ATGGTTTCATACGCAAGTGATGTAAAAAAAGAACTAACTAGTTTGCCAGTTCATCCAGAACATGCTAAGGCAGAACTAGCAGCTTTTTTGCGAATGAACGGTGTACTTAGCTTGCATGATCGCCAATTTAGCTTAGATATTACAACTGAAAATCCAGCAATTGCGAGAAGAATCTTTTCATTAATTAAAACAGCTTATGGAATTGAGCCCTTGTTAATTGTTTCTAAAAAAATGAAGTTAAAAAAGAACTATCAGTATTTGGTTCGGCTTCAGAAACAAGTACACGAAATTTTGAGTGATTTAGAAATTTTTGATAGCGAAAATGGCTTGATTACTGGGATTCCAGAAAAAATTATGACCTCAGAACAAAGAGCAATGTCATATTTAAGAGGTGCGTTTTTAGCAGCTGGCAGTGTAAATAATCCAGAAACTAGCCGTTATCATTTAGAAATTTATTCGCTTTATGAAAATCACAATCAAGATTTGTTAGATTTAATGAATAATTTCTTTTACTTAAATGCAAAAGCTACAAGAAGACGTAGTGGATATATTGTATATTTAAAAGAAGCTGAAAAGATTGGCGATTTCTTACATATTGTGGGTGCTGTTAATGCAATGCTGGCATTTGAAGATTTGAGAATTATGCGAGATATGCGTAATTCAGTAAATCGCTTAGTAAATTGTGATACAGCTAATTTGAAAAAAACAGCAAATGCTGCTGCTAAGCAAGTTGAAGATATTCAATTGATTGATGAAAAGATAGGTTTAGAAAATCTTCCAGAAAAGCTAGCAATTTTGGCGCGCTTTAGACTTACTCATCCAGAACTTTCTCTTAAGGAAGTTGCAGCTCAAGTGCCAGATGGTCCAATTTCAAAATCAGGAGTTAACCATCGTTTTCAAAAAATTCGTGAGATGGCGCAGCAGTTAAAAGAAGAAAATTAG